The Synechococcus sp. WH 8101 sequence GGGTTCACCGATCAGCCGGATCCACGCAAGCAACACTCCACCCCGATGGTCCGCCTCGGCGGGGTGGGCATGATGCTCGGCTTCAGCTTTGCTCTCGCGGTCACCTGGATACTGGGGGGATTCGGGCTCTTGGCGCCCGATCGGGATCAATTGATCTGGACCACCCTTGCCGGATCGCTCTGCTTTTTCATCATCGGATTGGCCGATGACCTCTTTGCTCTCTCGCCCTGGCCTCGGCTCGCGGGGCAGGTGGCGGTGGCTGTGGTGGTCTGGTCGCAGGGTGTCCGCATCGGGGCGATTGATTTCCCCTGGTTGATGGAGGCCGGCAGCCCGTTGGTGCTGCCTGAGCCGCTCAGTCTGGTGGCCACGGTGATCTGGTTGGTGGGCATCACCAATGCGATCAACTGGCTTGATGGGCTCGATGGCCTGGCCGCGGGAGTCGCGGGAATCGCGGCCGTGGGTCTGGTGTCGGTGAGTTTTTCCCTGCACCAGGTGGCGGCAGGGTTTCTCGCTGCCGCCTTGGCCGGCTGCTGTTTTGGCTTTCTGCGCCACAACTTCAATCCGGCCCGGATCTTCATGGGTGATGGCGGGTCGTATTTCCTGGGATTCACCCTGGCGGCGATCAGCATTGTGGGGCCCGCCAAGGGGCTCACCACCGTCAGCCTGTTGCTACCACTGCTGATTCTGTCCTTGCCCCTCGCCGACATGAGCGCCGTGATCATGGGTCGGCTTCGGGAGGGGCGTTCACCCTTCTATCCAGACCGACGCCATCTGCACCATCGGCTGCTGCGGGCTGGCTTCAGTCATCGCCGCACGGTGCTTTTGATCTACGTGTTCACCCAATGGCTGGCCGCACTGGCCATGGTGGTGGCCAATGTGGAGCTGCGGTTTCTCTGGCTCGCTCTGGCAACGGCCATTCTGGTGGGAACGGTGGTGGTGTTGCGCCGGCGGCAGCAGGTCGAACTGGAGGAGCGACGGCAGTTGACTGCGCATCCATCGGATCCTGCGGCCTCTGAAACGGTGGCGCATCCCGGGGGGTGTATCGCCCCTCAGTCCCACGAGTAGGAGCGGCCATG is a genomic window containing:
- a CDS encoding MraY family glycosyltransferase, translated to MILASSPLAVAVASFALAAGITTVIVPRVRSLGLRYGFTDQPDPRKQHSTPMVRLGGVGMMLGFSFALAVTWILGGFGLLAPDRDQLIWTTLAGSLCFFIIGLADDLFALSPWPRLAGQVAVAVVVWSQGVRIGAIDFPWLMEAGSPLVLPEPLSLVATVIWLVGITNAINWLDGLDGLAAGVAGIAAVGLVSVSFSLHQVAAGFLAAALAGCCFGFLRHNFNPARIFMGDGGSYFLGFTLAAISIVGPAKGLTTVSLLLPLLILSLPLADMSAVIMGRLREGRSPFYPDRRHLHHRLLRAGFSHRRTVLLIYVFTQWLAALAMVVANVELRFLWLALATAILVGTVVVLRRRQQVELEERRQLTAHPSDPAASETVAHPGGCIAPQSHE